The Methylocella tundrae genome contains the following window.
AAGTCCGATGCAAAAAGATGCGCCCGGACTATTTCCGTCCGGGCGCAACGCATTTGACGTTAAAGCACGAAAAGCAGAAGAATCGCCACGAGGAAGGCGAAAATGCCCAAGCCTTCCGCAAGCGCCGCGCCGATGAAGGCGCGCCCGAACTGAGCGTCGGATGCCGTTGGATTGCGCAGGGCGCCGGAAAGAAAATTGCCGAAAATCAGGCCGACGCCGATGGCGGCGGCGCCCATGCCGATGGCGGCGAGACCGGCGCCGATGAATTTAGCTGCAACGGGATCCATGTTTTACTCCTGGAGG
Protein-coding sequences here:
- a CDS encoding F0F1 ATP synthase subunit C is translated as MDPVAAKFIGAGLAAIGMGAAAIGVGLIFGNFLSGALRNPTASDAQFGRAFIGAALAEGLGIFAFLVAILLLFVL